Proteins from one Hemibagrus wyckioides isolate EC202008001 linkage group LG16, SWU_Hwy_1.0, whole genome shotgun sequence genomic window:
- the ugcg gene encoding ceramide glucosyltransferase yields MALLELAMQGFSIFGFILFIVLWLMHFMSIIYVRLHLNKKSGDKQPYSKLAGVSLLKPLKGVDPNLVSNLETFFELDYPKYEILLCVQDHDDPAIDVCKKLLGKYPSVDARLFIGGKKVGINPKINNLMPGYEGAKYDLVWICDSGIRVRPDTLTDMASQMTEKVGLVHGLPYVADRQGFAATLEQVYFGTSHPRSYISANVTGIKCVTGMSCLMRKDVLDQAGGLIAFAQYIAEDYFMAKAIADRGWKFSMATQVAMQNSGSYSIAQFQSRMIRWAKLRINMLPATIIEPISECFVASLIIGWSAHHMFRWDIMVFFMCHCLAWFISDYIQLRGVQGGSPSFSKLDYAVAWFIRESMTIQIFLSALWDPTISWRTGRYRLRCGGTAEEILDV; encoded by the exons CCGCTTGCATCTCAATAAGAAGAGCGGCGATAAACAGCCGTACAGCAAACTGGCCGGAGTTTCGCTGCTCAAACCTCTGAAGGGCGTCGACCCCAACCTCGTCAGTAACCTCGAGACCTTCTTCGAGCTCGATTACCCCAAG TATGAAATCCTGCTCTGTGTGCAAGATCACGACGATCCGGCCATCGACGTGTGTAAGAAGCTGCTGGGGAAATACCCGAGTGTCGACGCCCGCTTGTTCATAG GCGGTAAGAAGGTCGGCATCAATCCAAAAATAAACAACCTCATGCCAGGGTACGAGGGAGCAAAATATGACCTGGTGTGGATCTGCGACAGCGGCATTCGAG TGAGGCCCGACACGCTGACGGACATGGCCAGTCAGATGACGGAGAAGGTGGGTCTGGTGCATGGCCTCCCGTACGTCGCTGACCGTCAGGGATTCGCTGCTACGCTCGAGCAG gtgtaTTTCGGAACCTCCCACCCCCGCTCCTACATCTCAGCTAACGTGACAGGGATAAAGTGTGTGACGGGAATGTCGTGTCTGATGAGGAAGGATGTTCTGGACCAGGCAGGAGGCCTGATCGCATTTGCTCAGTACATCGCTGAGGATTACTTCATGGCCAAAGCCATCGCTGACAG AGGATGGAAATTTTCCATGGCGACGCAGGTAGCCATGCAGAACTCCGGCTCCTATTCCATCGCCCAGTTCCAGTCACGCATGATCAG ATGGGCGAAGCTGCGTATCAACATGCTGCCTGCCACCATCATCGAGCCCATCTCCGAGTGCTTCGTGGCCAGCCTGATCATCGGCTGGTCAGCGCATCACATGTTCCGCTGGGACATCATGGTGTTCTTCATGTGCCACTGTCTCGCCTGGTTCATCTCTGACTACATCCAGCTCCGAGGAGTCCAG GGCGGGTCGCCGTCCTTCTCTAAGCTGGACTACGCCGTGGCCTGGTTCATCCGGGAGTCCATGACCATCCAGATCTTCCTCTCGGCGCTCTGGGATCCTACCATCAGCTGGAGGACAGGACGCTACCGGCTACGCTGCGGCGGCACGGCCGAGGAAATACTGGAcgtgtaa